A genomic stretch from Erigeron canadensis isolate Cc75 chromosome 9, C_canadensis_v1, whole genome shotgun sequence includes:
- the LOC122581444 gene encoding heat stress transcription factor A-5: MDGNQTSGGGGGGGPAPFLLKTYDMVDDSMTDEIVSWSTNRNSFVVWNPPEFARLLLPTYFKHNNFSSFIRQLNTYGFRKIDPERWEFANEEFMKDNKHLLKNIHRRKPIHSHSTNPQSSTVDPERAAFDEEIDKLTREKSSLEKSVMRFKQQQPATKLQLEDLTQRVNSIEQKQDNLLTFLKKASQNPEFVKHLSQKLESMDFSADNKKRRLPQSQVSPEDSLVDNHSPSRPDSGNGFHHDFSNKLTLELSPSVSDVNFVSNSTQSSNEDGGSPRIRLSENYTRNTDMTPGRLPYTPETQELSDTCTSFAFNMESSFMQKTAPNLAANEEPEGHLSCQLNLTLASSVSQIDPSQDSDTIPQSIEGIGKPAGEIVTLSSSNHKPINNAGTAAPTSNQPRVNDVFWEQFLTERPGSSDIEDASSNLRAAPSYDQEDIKTDHGSYENSRNFRNLTL; this comes from the exons ATGGACGGAAATCAGACATCCGGTGGCGGTGGAGGTGGAGGTCCGGCGCCGTTTTTGTTAAAAACATACGACATGGTTGATGATTCAATGACAGATGAGATAGTGTCGTGGAGCACAAACAGAAACAGTTTTGTGGTTTGGAATCCGCCTGAGTTTGCCAGATTATTATTGCCTACTTATTTCAAACATAATAACTTTTCCAGCTTTATTCGACAACTTAATACTTAT GGTTTCAGAAAGATTGATCCCGAAAGATGGGAATTTGCTAATGAAGAGTTTATGAAAGATAATAAGCACCTTCTAAAGAACATTCATCGTAGAAAACCTATTCACAGCCACAGTACTAATCCTCAATCTTCAACTGTTGACCCTGAAAGAGCAGcttttgatgaagaaattgaCAAACTTACACGCGAAAAGAGTTCGCTTGAAAAAAGCGTTATGAGGTTTAAACAACAGCAACCCGCTACAAAACTTCAACTGGAAGACCTTACTCAACGTGTTAACAGTATAGAACAAAAACAGGATAACCTGTTGACATTTTTGAAAAAAGCATCTCAAAATCCTGAGTTTGTCAAGCACCTTTCTCAAAAACTCGAATCCATGGATTTTTCAGCTGATAACAAGAAAAGAAGATTGCCCCAGTCTCAGGTTTCCCCAGAAGATAGTCTTGTAGACAACCATAGCCCATCTAGGCCCGATTCTGGGAATGGATTTCATCATGATTTCTCAAACAAACTTACGCTGGAGCTATCACCATCTGTTTCAGATGTCAACTTTGTTTCAAACAGCACCCAAAGCTCTAATGAAGACGGTGGAAGTCCACGTATCAGATTATCTGAAAACTACACTAGAAATACCGATATGACACCTGGCAGGCTCCCTTATACACCAGAAACTCAAGAGCTTTCTGATACCTGCACATCATTCGCTTTTAACATGGAGTCTTCTTTTATGCAAAAGACTGCCCCAAACTTAGCTGCTAATGAAGAACCTGAGGGCCATTTATCTTGCCAGTTGAATCTCACTTTAGCATCTTCTGTTTCACAAATCGACCCATCTCAAGATTCAGATACAATCCCCCAATCCATTGAGGGTATTGGCAAACCTGCGGGTGAAATTGTGACTTTATCTTCCTCTAATCATAAACCGATTAATAATGCAGGGACTGCAGCACCTACAAGTAATCAGCCTCGGGTGAATGATGTTTTCTGGGAGCAGTTTTTAACAGAAAGACCTGGTTCTTCAGATATTGAAGATGCAAGCTCAAATTTGAGGGCCGCACCTTCATATGATCAAGAAGATATAAAAACTGACCATGGATCGTATGAGAATTCAAGGAACTTCcgaaatctgactctttaa